A genomic segment from bacterium encodes:
- a CDS encoding SoxR reducing system RseC family protein → MLEETASVVSLEGDRAKVVLVRSDACGACSARNMCHPSSGQTMVMVVLNSAGAEPGDRVIVSLPPGELLKASASAYLLPAVAAVAGGAVGWSRTGTDPGAIVGSVIGLAAATTYLFWQGRKKRGTIPFISRIL, encoded by the coding sequence ATGCTTGAGGAAACTGCCTCTGTTGTCTCACTGGAGGGGGACAGGGCGAAAGTTGTCCTGGTAAGGTCGGACGCCTGCGGCGCTTGCTCGGCCAGGAATATGTGCCACCCCTCCTCCGGACAGACCATGGTGATGGTGGTCCTCAATTCAGCTGGAGCTGAACCGGGGGACAGGGTCATTGTGTCACTGCCTCCGGGGGAGCTTCTGAAAGCTTCCGCTTCGGCCTACCTGCTGCCCGCAGTGGCCGCGGTGGCCGGAGGAGCTGTTGGCTGGTCCCGGACGGGAACAGATCCGGGCGCCATTGTGGGATCTGTGATCGGTCTTGCGGCCGCAACCACCTACCTGTTCTGGCAGGGCAGGAAAAAACGGGGTACGATCCCCTTTATCTCGAGAATCCTCTAA
- a CDS encoding PAS domain S-box protein: MDSKLKEHLLSRSLEGIVTTDLAGNIIDCNETALQILGYTGKFLTGEHVSALFPAASASHLLPNLMHLARDAAGFDGEIMLQGADGKQIIVRLFVQAWPENGPREILFRFLDWSETHEIVRQLRESNQMAVLGNLTRSLSHEILNPIAVIGGYTRRFMGSGEKDGNRAEWTQRVMSSVERLEGMIKTLQAYLDLPSPRFTESSPDKILDRSVKNIRTEAEGKGVRIAGEGKGLPDGFLDPRLLETAFTATLVNALERMPDGGVLAVTRKVDEGQGTVLITDTGPSLDLKQIEEDLSPVHVLGGERLHLNLAIARRIVDDHGGQLSLESSRSQGLTVRITLPADRRTIARHRGL; this comes from the coding sequence ATGGACTCCAAACTCAAAGAGCATCTCCTTTCCCGTTCCCTCGAGGGGATCGTCACCACCGATCTCGCCGGAAATATCATCGACTGCAACGAAACGGCTCTCCAGATCCTCGGATACACCGGCAAGTTCCTGACAGGGGAGCACGTCAGCGCCCTTTTCCCGGCTGCCAGCGCCAGCCACCTGCTGCCTAACCTCATGCACCTGGCCCGGGATGCCGCCGGTTTCGACGGCGAGATCATGCTCCAGGGTGCCGATGGAAAACAGATCATCGTCCGGCTGTTCGTCCAGGCCTGGCCGGAGAACGGGCCCCGGGAGATTCTCTTCCGCTTTCTCGACTGGAGCGAGACCCACGAGATCGTGCGCCAGCTGCGCGAGTCGAACCAGATGGCGGTTCTCGGAAACCTGACCCGCAGCCTCTCCCACGAGATCCTCAACCCCATTGCCGTCATAGGGGGCTACACCCGCCGTTTCATGGGCTCCGGGGAAAAAGACGGGAACCGTGCGGAGTGGACGCAGCGGGTCATGTCCTCGGTGGAACGGCTCGAGGGCATGATCAAAACGTTGCAGGCCTACCTGGACCTGCCCTCCCCCCGTTTCACTGAGAGTTCCCCGGACAAGATACTGGACCGGTCCGTGAAAAACATCCGTACCGAGGCCGAGGGAAAGGGGGTCCGCATCGCGGGTGAAGGAAAAGGACTGCCTGACGGGTTCCTCGACCCCCGGCTCCTGGAAACAGCCTTCACCGCTACCCTCGTCAACGCCCTGGAGCGCATGCCCGACGGAGGCGTTCTTGCAGTGACCAGGAAGGTGGACGAGGGTCAGGGGACGGTTCTGATCACAGATACCGGCCCGTCCCTTGACCTTAAGCAGATCGAGGAGGATCTCAGCCCCGTCCACGTGCTCGGTGGTGAGCGGCTTCACCTCAACCTGGCTATCGCCCGGCGGATCGTGGACGATCACGGGGGCCAGCTCAGCCTCGAGTCCTCCAGATCCCAGGGGCTTACCGTCCGGATCACGCTCCCCGCCGACCGCCGCACGATAGCGCGGCACAGGGGGCTGTAA
- a CDS encoding RluA family pseudouridine synthase yields MGRFSFTVTTQSSKIRLDRYLAERLPDLTRSRIKKLIEDNHVLVDGSPVKAGFFLRDGSQVTVAVPAPETPDVLPEEIPLTILYEDADLIVIDKPPHMVVHPSHGHRSGTLVNALLHHCRDLSGIGGVARPGIVHRLDKGTSGVMVAAKNDAAHNGLAVQFKDHTIGRTYLAAVKGEMKKDTGRIERSLDRHPRDRKRIAVRKDGRPAVTDFEVMGRRGGISLVRLTPGTGRTHQLRVHLSAEGHPILGDPTYRGGTSAIYLGNNAGTTFLRSLRRPALHALRLEFDHPATGKRMEFEAPPPGDLSGLFDWIMGRI; encoded by the coding sequence ATGGGGAGGTTCTCTTTTACAGTCACCACTCAAAGTTCGAAAATCCGCCTGGACAGGTATCTGGCCGAACGTCTTCCTGATCTGACCCGTTCCCGAATAAAAAAACTCATCGAGGACAACCACGTCCTGGTGGACGGTTCCCCGGTCAAGGCGGGCTTTTTCCTGCGCGATGGCAGCCAGGTCACCGTGGCCGTTCCGGCCCCCGAAACCCCCGATGTCCTCCCGGAGGAGATCCCCCTCACGATCCTTTACGAGGACGCCGATCTCATAGTCATCGACAAGCCGCCCCATATGGTGGTCCACCCTTCCCACGGCCATCGGTCCGGGACCCTGGTCAACGCCCTGCTCCATCACTGCCGGGACCTTTCCGGGATCGGCGGGGTGGCGCGCCCCGGGATCGTCCACCGCCTGGACAAGGGCACCAGCGGAGTGATGGTTGCCGCCAAGAACGACGCGGCGCATAACGGTCTGGCCGTCCAGTTCAAGGATCACACCATCGGCAGGACATACCTTGCCGCCGTCAAGGGAGAGATGAAAAAGGACACCGGCCGCATAGAAAGATCGCTGGACCGTCACCCCCGGGACAGGAAACGGATCGCGGTGCGAAAGGACGGCCGCCCGGCCGTCACTGATTTCGAGGTCATGGGCCGTCGGGGCGGGATCAGCCTTGTCCGTCTCACACCGGGAACCGGACGCACCCACCAGCTCAGGGTCCACCTGTCGGCCGAGGGGCACCCCATCCTCGGTGATCCCACCTATCGCGGCGGCACGTCTGCCATCTACCTGGGCAACAACGCGGGAACGACCTTCCTGCGCTCCCTCAGGCGCCCTGCCCTTCACGCCCTGCGCCTTGAGTTCGATCACCCGGCAACGGGCAAACGGATGGAGTTCGAAGCCCCACCTCCCGGGGACCTTTCCGGGCTGTTCGACTGGATCATGGGGCGGATCTGA
- a CDS encoding phosphoribosylaminoimidazolesuccinocarboxamide synthase: MTQTSAGSSKAVTHTDLPGLPLFRRGKVRDVYDLGDTLLIVATDRISAFDVIMPNGITDKGKILTSMSLFWFELTADIVDNHLIAHRVEEFPAELRQHASILEGRSMLVKKTEPLPIECVARGYLAGSGWTDYQKTGAVCGIPLPEGLKQAQKLPRTIFTPATKAKSGHDENVSFEEAAKVLDLATLEKLRDLTIAIYEKARDYAGGKGIIISDTKFEFGRSSEGIILIDEILTPDSSRFWPADTYEVGTSPLSFDKQFVRDYLETLDWDKTPPGPVLPDEVVEKTREKYLEAYELLTGRVFET; the protein is encoded by the coding sequence ATGACACAGACCAGCGCAGGGTCCAGCAAGGCAGTGACCCACACAGACCTTCCCGGCCTTCCCCTGTTCCGGAGAGGAAAGGTCAGGGATGTGTACGATCTGGGTGACACCCTTCTTATCGTCGCTACCGACCGCATTTCAGCTTTTGACGTCATCATGCCCAACGGCATCACCGACAAGGGCAAGATCCTCACCAGTATGTCCCTGTTCTGGTTCGAACTGACGGCCGACATCGTGGACAACCACCTGATCGCCCACCGCGTGGAGGAGTTTCCCGCCGAACTGCGGCAGCACGCTTCCATCCTGGAAGGGAGGAGCATGCTGGTAAAAAAGACCGAACCGCTCCCCATCGAGTGTGTGGCCCGGGGGTATCTGGCCGGTTCGGGATGGACCGATTATCAGAAAACGGGAGCCGTGTGCGGGATCCCTTTACCGGAAGGGCTCAAGCAGGCCCAGAAGCTGCCCAGGACCATCTTTACCCCCGCCACAAAGGCCAAGTCGGGGCACGACGAGAACGTCTCTTTCGAGGAGGCCGCAAAGGTCCTGGACCTGGCCACCCTGGAAAAACTCCGGGACCTGACCATCGCCATCTACGAAAAAGCCCGCGATTATGCCGGCGGGAAGGGGATCATCATCTCCGATACCAAGTTCGAGTTCGGACGGTCATCCGAGGGGATCATCCTCATCGACGAGATCCTGACACCAGATTCCTCCCGTTTCTGGCCCGCCGACACCTACGAGGTGGGAACCAGCCCCTTGAGTTTCGACAAGCAGTTCGTCAGGGACTATCTGGAAACCCTGGACTGGGACAAGACGCCGCCCGGCCCCGTGCTCCCGGACGAAGTCGTGGAAAAAACCCGGGAGAAGTACCTGGAAGCCTACGAACTGCTGACGGGAAGGGTTTTTGAAACGTAA